The genomic segment GCTGGCCCCTGCAGGAGGCGATGGGGCGTCACTTGGCTTTTTTCCAGCAGCTGCGCGCCTTGTCGACCAAGGAGCAGACCCGCCATTGGCTCTACGGCACCGTCGACCATATATGCGCCTACGTCAACGAAAGGAAAAGCAAAAGCCGCCACGAGCTGATCGAGAAGATGATCGGCATGGTCGAAGCCGATATCGGCCAGGACATCGGACTGCACGAGGTCGCCGGCAAGCTGTACATCAACGCTTCGTACTTGTCCCGCTTGTTTAAGCAGCAAATGGGACAATCGTTCACCGCCTACGTCGTGGAGCGCAAAATGAAGCTGGCGATGCAATGGCTGTCGGACGGCATGAAAGTATCGGATACGGCTAACATGCTGGGCTATCGGGACTTCAGTTATTTTGCCAAGGTGTTCCGCAAAACGTGGGGCGTGACGCCCGCCGAAGTGAAGAACAAAAAGGCGATGCCGTAATTCCTGATAAAAATTATTTTGAGAGAAGCGTCGGCGAACGGCAGGAATTAGGCCTGTTCCAGATAATGCAAAGCAGCGGAAGCGAGCATCGCGGCCCCGACCGGAAGGGCACGCTCGTCCAAGTCGAACAGCGGATGGTGCAGCGGATAAGACGTCCGCTCCGTACCATCGCCGACGCCGAGCCAGAAAAGGGCGGAGGGCACCTCCCGCGCGACGAAGGCGAAGTCTTCTCCGCCCATCGTCGGCCGTTCGTCGAACCATCTGCCGATACCGAGCGTCCGGTCGGCCGTATGCCTGACGAGATCCGTCATGCCTTCGTCGTTGATGACCATCGGGTAGCTGAACTTGTAATCGAATTCGTAGGAGGCGCCGAAAGATTCGGTGACGCCCCGAACGATCCGTTCGATTCGGGCAGGCATCTGTTCTTGAAGGGCAGGGTTTAAGGTGCGGACCGTTCCGATTAATTCAACCTCCGGGGCGATGACGTTGGAGGCGAACCCCCCTTGGATCTGTCCGATCGTCACGACCACCGAATCCAGCGGGTCCGTCTGGCGGCTCGCGATCGACTGCAGCGCAGTGATCGCCTGCGCGGCGATCGGGATGGCGTCGATCGTCTGGTGCGGCGCCGCGGCATGTCCGCCGCGGCCGATGATCCGGATGCGGATGCGATCCGCCGCAGCGTAAAACGTGCCCGAGCCGACGCCGATCCTGCCGGTGTCTATCGTCGGCTTCACATGCAGGGCAAAGGCGGCATCTACGCGCGGTTCGTCGAGGACGCCGTCGTCGATCATGGCTTTGGCGCC from the Cohnella hashimotonis genome contains:
- a CDS encoding M20 metallopeptidase family protein, with protein sequence MTERHPFYQAAQDMRAQLSAWRRDFHRNPELGYEETRTAGIVADHLTRLGLEVRTGVGRTGVVGLLRGTEPGPTVLLRADMDALPIPDGKTADYASTVKGKAHLCGHDGHTAMLMTAAQLLATCDAPRKGHIKFMFQPAEEGLAGAKAMIDDGVLDEPRVDAAFALHVKPTIDTGRIGVGSGTFYAAADRIRIRIIGRGGHAAAPHQTIDAIPIAAQAITALQSIASRQTDPLDSVVVTIGQIQGGFASNVIAPEVELIGTVRTLNPALQEQMPARIERIVRGVTESFGASYEFDYKFSYPMVINDEGMTDLVRHTADRTLGIGRWFDERPTMGGEDFAFVAREVPSALFWLGVGDGTERTSYPLHHPLFDLDERALPVGAAMLASAALHYLEQA